One genomic region from Apodemus sylvaticus chromosome 1, mApoSyl1.1, whole genome shotgun sequence encodes:
- the Ccdc179 gene encoding coiled-coil domain-containing protein 179 produces MCLRVKEEEPAQVYPEGPRRHHPSDVSTRQSVEKRIQYMQNLQKEKRKLGKRFARPTPIPDPGILSVIQEPLIAAFNCIFCGSAEV; encoded by the exons ATGTGCCTTCGAGTTAAGGAAGAGGAGCCTGCACAAGTCTACCCA GAAGGACCACGAAGGCACCATCCTTCAGATGTTTCGACCAGGCAG TCTGTGGAAAAACGTATCCAGTACATGCAAAACctacagaaagagaagaggaaactggGGAAAAGGTTCGCAAGGCCTACCCCGATTCCAGATCCAGGAATCCTG TCTGTCATACAAGAGCCTCTTATAGCAGCATTCAACTGCATATTCTGTGGCTCAGCAGAGGTCTGA
- the Svip gene encoding small VCP/p97-interacting protein — MGLCFPCPAESAPPSPSPEEKRQKLAEAAERRQKEAASRGILDIQSVEAKKKKKEHLEKQMETSGPPTAGGLRWTVS; from the exons ATGGGGCTGTGCTTCCCGTGTCCCGCGGAGTCCGCACCGCCATCCCCGAGCCCG gaagagaaaagacaaaagctGGCAGAGGCGGCAGAACGAAGGCAGAAGGAG GCGGCATCTCGGGGAATTTTGGACATCCAGTCGGTGgaggcaaagaagaaaaagaaagaacacttaGAAAAGCAGATGGAGACATCAGGGCCACCGACAGCAGGGGGACTTAGA TGGACTGTGTCATGA